The Polyangiaceae bacterium genome window below encodes:
- a CDS encoding CBS domain-containing protein, producing MRCEEIMKRDVRFVSTSSTAQEAARIMRDENIGFLPVCDDQKRVLGTLTDRDLAIRLVAENRSSNESVGNVMTKEAICCRTGDDVQMAEQRMASEHKSRIMCVDDSGRLEGVISLSDIAQVTPDERAAKTMRGVTEREAA from the coding sequence ATGCGTTGCGAAGAAATCATGAAACGGGACGTCCGGTTCGTTTCGACAAGCTCGACGGCCCAAGAAGCCGCTCGCATCATGCGCGATGAAAACATCGGCTTTCTGCCCGTCTGCGACGACCAAAAACGGGTCCTCGGTACCCTGACCGACCGCGACCTCGCCATTCGGCTCGTCGCCGAAAACCGCTCGTCGAACGAATCGGTCGGCAACGTCATGACGAAGGAGGCCATCTGCTGTCGTACGGGCGACGATGTCCAAATGGCCGAGCAACGAATGGCAAGCGAGCACAAATCGCGCATCATGTGCGTGGACGACAGCGGACGGCTCGAAGGGGTCATCAGCCTTTCGGACATCGCGCAAGTCACGCCGGACGAACGTGCAGCCAAGACAATGCGCGGCGTGACCGAGCGAGAAGCCGCCTGA
- a CDS encoding helix-turn-helix transcriptional regulator gives MPRRTEPDPYASKIGARLRELRLERNMSLAELADAAELSKGHLSSVEHGLAAITIQTISRLAKGLGLPPLYLLASPTDDERDHVAELVRKLPSNEVVKLRRELTKAAKEAAKAAKSQPARASR, from the coding sequence ATGCCTAGAAGAACTGAGCCTGATCCGTATGCTTCAAAAATTGGCGCACGACTCCGCGAGCTGCGCCTCGAACGAAACATGTCCTTGGCAGAGCTCGCTGATGCGGCCGAACTGTCGAAGGGGCACCTTTCCAGCGTCGAGCATGGTCTCGCCGCCATTACCATCCAAACCATCTCCCGCTTGGCCAAGGGGCTTGGTCTGCCGCCCCTTTACCTGCTCGCGTCCCCGACGGACGACGAGCGGGACCATGTTGCCGAGCTCGTACGCAAGCTCCCCTCGAACGAGGTCGTGAAGCTGCGGCGCGAGCTGACCAAGGCTGCCAAAGAAGCTGCCAAGGCTGCC
- a CDS encoding MASE1 domain-containing protein: protein MGEPLQRDRARPGEVLVLAAIYVVAGAIGHQWATLTPGNVTPFWPPAGIALAALLIRGTRLWPGILLGAFVETTRTFFDTTSHLQATVTLAVGASISVGCLLEALLAARLIRYASSPPRDTLGHVRGVVSFALVGMLTSALGATVGTTSLLAGSLLAAKGYSEVWFTWWIGDTVGILVWTPVVLAFSKKSRNVRWLEIGVQQLTLIAFQVLFIGGALPLATERYPLGHLVTPFLVWAGVRLGPQGATLAILNVTGLSTWATMNGLGPFVHDSLNTSLLLVQAFIGNVTLTTLVLGAVIHERTRAEAALAESRSELERHVQERTAELAETNRLLEAEIDRRREKERKLRDSEERYRILVEVNPDAVFVLSVNEKQEDRRILFANPAATMLVGAEPEALLGMHTVELVPEQRREAFHARVLDAIEHGRIDRFEDKLFRLDGTVVFVEVTSALVPWDSGRALLVVLRDITRRKQVEEQRAQLYREAEESIRARDEFLSIASHELKTPLTSLTLQLQGLVRKAQKDSVLSNKIAPTLEVAIRQTGRLGALIDDLLDVSRITQGRLVLTFEDVDLTATVRDVVERMQQMAVRAGCEIRLHARGAVAGRWDRARLEQVAENLLSNAIKYGAGRPIDVEVRATMDEKALFSVRDRGIGISSEDQSRIFGQFERAVSVSQFGGFGLGLWIARRIVEAHGGAIAVESVPGEGSTFVVTLPRAPERAKWVE from the coding sequence ATGGGGGAGCCGTTGCAGCGGGACCGAGCTCGACCGGGCGAGGTGTTGGTCCTTGCGGCCATCTACGTGGTTGCGGGAGCGATTGGGCATCAATGGGCCACCCTCACGCCCGGCAACGTGACGCCCTTCTGGCCACCCGCGGGCATCGCCCTCGCAGCGCTGCTGATTCGAGGAACGCGCCTCTGGCCAGGAATCTTGCTCGGAGCGTTCGTCGAGACCACCCGCACGTTCTTCGACACAACGAGCCACCTGCAGGCCACCGTGACCCTCGCCGTAGGCGCGTCCATCAGCGTCGGTTGCCTGCTCGAAGCTCTCCTTGCAGCGCGATTGATCCGCTACGCATCCTCACCGCCGCGCGACACGCTCGGCCACGTACGCGGCGTCGTTTCTTTCGCCCTCGTCGGCATGTTGACCAGCGCTCTCGGCGCCACCGTCGGCACCACGAGCTTGTTGGCAGGATCACTCCTCGCCGCGAAAGGGTACTCTGAAGTATGGTTTACTTGGTGGATCGGGGACACGGTGGGCATTCTCGTGTGGACGCCGGTCGTGCTCGCCTTTTCGAAAAAGTCGCGAAACGTGCGCTGGTTGGAAATCGGCGTGCAGCAGCTCACCCTGATCGCGTTCCAAGTGCTCTTCATTGGAGGAGCGCTGCCCCTGGCCACCGAGCGCTATCCGCTCGGCCACCTCGTGACGCCCTTTTTGGTCTGGGCCGGCGTGCGCCTCGGACCACAAGGAGCCACGCTGGCCATCCTCAACGTAACAGGTCTTTCCACGTGGGCGACGATGAATGGTTTGGGACCATTCGTACACGATTCGCTGAATACGTCCCTGCTCCTCGTGCAAGCGTTCATTGGCAACGTTACGCTGACGACGCTCGTTCTCGGGGCCGTGATTCACGAGCGGACACGCGCGGAGGCCGCGCTTGCGGAATCGCGCAGCGAGCTCGAAAGGCACGTGCAGGAGCGCACGGCGGAGCTTGCGGAGACCAACCGGCTTCTCGAGGCCGAAATTGACCGGCGGCGCGAAAAGGAGCGGAAGCTACGCGATTCCGAAGAGCGGTATCGCATTTTGGTGGAGGTCAACCCCGATGCGGTGTTTGTCTTGTCCGTCAACGAAAAACAGGAAGACCGGCGAATTCTTTTTGCGAATCCCGCCGCGACGATGCTCGTCGGCGCCGAACCAGAGGCGCTGCTCGGCATGCATACCGTCGAGTTGGTGCCCGAGCAGCGGCGAGAAGCCTTCCACGCGCGCGTCCTCGATGCAATTGAACATGGGCGGATCGACCGCTTCGAAGACAAGCTCTTTCGGCTCGATGGTACCGTCGTTTTCGTCGAGGTGACGAGCGCGCTCGTGCCGTGGGACAGTGGCCGGGCGCTCCTCGTCGTGCTCCGCGACATTACGCGACGAAAGCAAGTCGAGGAGCAGCGGGCGCAACTTTACCGCGAGGCAGAGGAATCGATTCGCGCGCGTGACGAATTTCTTTCGATTGCGTCGCATGAGCTGAAGACGCCGCTCACGTCGCTCACGCTCCAGCTTCAAGGCCTGGTACGCAAAGCGCAAAAGGATTCCGTATTGAGCAATAAAATTGCACCAACGCTCGAAGTAGCCATCAGGCAAACTGGCCGTCTCGGTGCCCTGATCGATGATTTGCTCGACGTATCTCGAATTACGCAGGGCCGACTCGTGCTCACGTTCGAGGACGTCGACTTGACGGCAACCGTACGTGACGTCGTCGAGCGAATGCAGCAGATGGCGGTGCGAGCTGGTTGTGAAATCCGGCTTCATGCACGTGGTGCGGTGGCGGGCCGGTGGGATCGTGCGCGGCTCGAACAGGTCGCGGAGAACCTTTTGTCGAATGCAATCAAATACGGTGCAGGACGGCCCATCGACGTGGAGGTTCGTGCGACCATGGATGAGAAAGCCCTGTTTTCGGTGCGGGACCGTGGCATTGGCATTTCCTCCGAAGATCAATCGCGGATCTTCGGTCAATTCGAGCGGGCGGTATCGGTGAGCCAATTCGGCGGATTTGGTCTCGGCCTGTGGATTGCGCGTCGAATCGTCGAGGCGCATGGGGGCGCCATTGCCGTGGAGAGCGTGCCGGGCGAGGGGTCGACGTTCGTCGTGACGCTGCCGCGAGCGCCCGAGCGAGCGAAATGGGTCGAATGA